The DNA segment gctgtccctggggcaggtgtctgcctggcagcagcaccacctCGGTCCCGCAGCCCTCAGCTCTCTTGTGTGAGTACCCAGGGTTCTGGGGGGTTCTGCTCTTCAGCTGGAtcagctgcaccaagggaatGTTCAGCACGTTTTAACCTcttgtctgtgctgcagagctttGTGTTGGGGTGTTTGTCCCTTCAGTCATCTCCAGCCTCTCATGAGCCgtgtccctgcaggctcagCTTCTCACCAAGGAGGCACCTGTGTGGTGACTGAAATGTTTGGCagtagaaaatatttgtttgttctGAACTTCTGTAAATGCAGCTCAGACCTTTAATTAATACTTTTCTCACCTTTGCTCTTCTCAGTAAGgtgcatttatttctgtgccGAGCCCCAAGGCCTCACCGTCACCAACACGTGAATTGTCACTTGGTTTTCACTTCCTGCATTTTCTTATTAGCGCCTTTTGGTTTTctctccccagcactggcagccagCTATCTCAGGGTTCAAATCTCTCCATTAACACCAACCAAAACATCAACATCAAGTCGGAACCCATCTCCCCTCCCCGGGACCGCGTCACCCCCTCCGGGTTCCCGCCGCAGCAGCCGCagccgccgcagccgccgccgccgtcgCGCCAGGAGCTGGGGCGCTCCCCGGTCGacagcctgagcagctccagcagctcctaCGACGGCAGCGACCGCGAGGATCCGCGCAGCGACTTCCACTCGCCCGTGGTGCTGGGCCGGCCGCCCAACGCGGAGGATCGTGAGAGCCCCTCGGTAAAACGAATGAGGATGGACACGTGGGTGACATAAACCCGCCGTGCCGCCCTTCCCGTTTGTGTTCTCAAAATGAACTGTCCTGACATATCGAAATTTATAAATAAGGACATGAATAagtatatttatatgtatatacatacgTGCATATATATATCTTcacatgcatatatatgtgCTAGTGTGTGTAGCATACACCAATCATCAGGCACTTACGACAAACTCTTGTATAGCTGCAGATGTCCCTTGGTCAAAGTAACAGAACAATCCCGTAGGTTTGATCTCTAGTCTGGCACTTACCTGGACTCGTGTGTgaccccggcccggccgcgcgcagccgtgtccccgcagtgtctcctcctcctccacaccCACCGAGCGAGGGCTCGCCTCTAGTACCGTCCCTGTGTGTAGTCAGCTCTATGGTTACTCGTAGTTAAGAAATAATTGCTTTGTAGCAGCAGAGCAgtagaaaagcaggaagaagaaagcaaTACTGTACATAAACTGACCTTTCTATTACCCAACCTGGCATGGGTCTCTATTGCAGAGGGTGCATGGAGAAGGGCTGATGCtataagaaatataaaaaaaaaatacaaaaacccTGTTTTGCAcgtgcaaaaaaaaaaaagtgtattggGTcaaagaagtgatttttttaatgagtgaaAGAGAGACATAGAGAACTCGcatgaaatattcagaaaatattagCCTAGAAAATAGAacattaacaaaataaaattaatatattaagtTATAATTGGAATATGTTTGACAAATTTGTTTTTACGTTCATACCTTTGAAAAATATAGAAACTGATTTTAGCTcatgtatattttatattaaagaaaacaataCCCTAATGAATTGAAGACTATATATAAAGTTATATACAGTACTTTTGAACACATTCTGCTATGAATTATTTATATAAGCCAAAGCTGTATGTTGTAGCTTTTTTGTAGAGTATAGTTTTATCTTATTTTGACTTTCTagtttttgctttcaaagatgaaaaggaaaaacttgcAGGCGGAACCTTGGGGGAAAAATAAGCCATGAACACTTAtatgtaaatttaaatttgagCCAAACTCTTTGTGTATATAGCATCCTAAATATATTATCACCTTTGGTGTAAGTACCTATGTATTGTACGGTCACCAGattaaaaagtatatttttgtGGATTGACGCCAACTTGAAACAAGGCGAGGTCCTTATTAAGTAGAGTATTCACTGTTTAATATTTACTATTTTGTTAAATATACTGTACTTTCTTTggattttaattattattaatattattatcCAGATTTTTCAGAGGGTGTATAAAGGGGTTGGCCCCCTCACTGGTGGTGAATGTGTGCCGTTCAATTGTAATCTCTGTGCTGTATGGTTAAGCTTCattatacattttatatatatgtatataaatagcaaagtggcaaaaaaaaatccggTGTTAAGTTCATCCtgcataaatataaaaaatctgTTACAACACATTTTAAGGCATCATTTTAAAGCTGCCTCTTCcgaggaggagaaaaaaaaaaacagtggaaaaactTGACCTAATTTCTCATGATAGGGAAATGACACATATCAGAGGAGCACAAAAGGTTTTGTGAGTTGGCAAGTGGTTTGGGAAAAATTTGCTGCTTCCAAGAAAGAGAGGTAGGAATGCAGAGCCCCTTGTGCTGCGAgactgggctgggagcaggtttGGTGTTGGATGCTCCCAGTCGcttccaggctggcagtgctggttctggtgggagctgcacagccctgggattGCCCAAACTCTTCAGAGTTAGCCCTGATATTTATGACAGTTTTTGCTTGggctttgtattttttttttgcagttcagAAAATCCCTTGATGCAGTAAGGAAGGGGTGAGACGGGCGGTGTCCCTGAGGTAGCTGTGCCCTCCAGCCCTGTCTCGTTGTCCTGGCAAGGTCCAGACCCGCGGGAGCTCCAGTGCCCTCTGGCCCTTGGAACTGCCGCCCATGGCCGTGGGTCCGtcctggctggcaggagcctgGAGGCAGAAGGGACGGGTTCCCATGGCCGCTGTGTCCCCAGTGACCCAATTCacttgctgctgcctggaacCTTTTGCTGCTCCAACCAGTGATGTGAGTTCCATGATTTATGCACCTGTATGAACTTTGCTGTACATCCGAGTGGGAGTTCTGCATTCACATTTACTGTCTATTTTCTTGTGTGCCTTATCAGATGGCTTTGCTGACTGTATCTCAATAGTCTTTATTTCTATGCAGGTTTTTAAACAGTATTTAACTACTGTTTTCTTAAAGACAAAGCTACACAAGGGTTAGAGTTTATATTGAAATTGCAccaatgaattaaaaaaaataatgaatcaGTTCTaaagagctgggctggggagcagccctgtgctgccccagcccttcaGAAACGTCCTTCCACAGCCCTCCGGTCTGGGggagcacctcctgccaccGAGGACATGGGGAATCCTGGTTTTTAATAACAAGTAACTCACTTTGAAACATACTTTTTTAGAAattgtaaaaatgttttataaaaaaaaaaaagatgacatAGCACAGATATTTcaacaggtttaaaaaaaaaagctttttaaaattatctctgCTGACTGAAGTGCAAGTGGATCCAATCCTGGGCTGAACCCAGTCAGGTCTGAATGATTTAAGATTTTTATCTCTGTTGTGACAAATCACCTCCATCCTCGAGCTCTCACGATAGTTTTGAGAACGCCACGTTGTCAGGGACTCGTCAGAGAGAACTGCTTTAGCCTTGCCTTCCCTCCAAGGACACTAATGCATCAGAAACTTGCGAGTTACTGTGCGCACAAGAAATACATAGTAAATAAGGAACAAAACAACTCCTAACAATTGATCCTGGGCAGAAGTTAAATCCGAATGTGAAAGAAAGACTTAACCAATGTAAACATTTAAATCTTAGTAGAACCTTTCTTCACTTTGCTGTGCAAGAGAACACTGCTTTGCTATatttaaaatggcttttttaaaagagatttatGTATTTGGTAAATGTTTGTAGTCAACAGTTCACAAGAAGCTGTTCACGGTTTAATGCTGATAAGCCGTTTGGCGGCACAAGCTGGACTTTGTTGCCATCCTTGAGACGaatcttttaagaaaaaaataagttaatctcaatttttttccctgaatgtgttgttttttcttcaatatACAATAAATATTCTAGTGAACTTTTTATCAAATGGTTAAGAAAATGCTAGAGGTTgttgtaaaatatttgtatcCTGCATTCACTAAAGTAAAGATACTGGCTTTTACTGTGTACTCCGGCCTCTCTCGTGTTTGCAGAGCACTGGTCCCATCGGGCGCGTCCTTGCCCCTCCAGGTGTCAGCCCAGGTGTGGTGCTTGTTTTTAACTGCAGCCACAAGCATTTCCATCAGCAGGAACACACACACTTGTTGCTGCCCTGCTGATGCCTGCTAAGAATCTTACAAAACACTTGAAGAAACTGGCAGATGAAGCAGAGTCCAGGCAGAGTGGAGAGCCCAAGGCCTGTGccattcctcctgctgctcccactcctgctcactgcagggctgaggtgaGGCTGCAAGGGGCCCCTCTTTCTAAGGcaggtgctcagctgtgtgGCAGCAAATAAAGCACAAGCTGTGCCCCTTGTGCTTGTATTTCATGtggctttatttaaaaatgtaagaagcccttcctgccccctccccagaaCAAAGAGATACAGctcttcacagaagaaaaatacaagtttttgTTCAGTATAAGATACTTTGGAGTGCTTGCTTACAAAATTAGGTTCCCACTtttgagagctgcaggaaacagagGTTCTCAATGTAACAGCACAGAGTTGTATTTTGTAGTGTGGGGTCCTCACCTTGCGGGAGAAGCTTCAGTCCTCtctggccaggcagaggcagtcCTTGAGGCCACACTTATACATCAGATGTCTGCAGcacagtccctctccagcccgTCTGCCCAGCCAGCCTTGGActgccaggagaagctggaaaagcccagtggtcctgttcctgtgcccaccagctctgccctcacCCTCAGCACCAATCCCACCTGCCCACACAAAATCCCTTAGTGTTCTGTTCCAGGAAAGCCTTTACCTCGCTCACAGGCCTGGAAAAATTTCTGAGGCAAATTTGTCTCTTTAGGAAGCTCCCAAGGCCTCCTTTGCTGCTCCCTTGCAGTAGGTAGTGTTTGCTGAGTGGCCCTTGGGCTGACACCTCCACTGCCCTGTGGAGCTTTTCAATGCACATGATTAGGTCACAGAAACCTGTCACAATCAGCACAGTCACAGTCCTCTCCTAGGAAGGCTTCACCCTTCTTTCTTCTTGGACTTCTGTCCTGGACCTTGCAACCTGTACCCAGCTCAGCACTTCACCCTCACTCAGACTGAGCCCGGGCATCTGAGAAGCACCACTATAGACTATTATTAGATTTTTAGCAAGTAATACTGACTAGATCTCTTGCCAGCAAATGAGCCCTTGAGAAGTGCCTGTGACTCCTCTCATGCTCTCCTGTCCTCTCCCAACAGCCCCTACCCATCTGGGGCCGTGCAGGGCTTAGCAGTACCCTGGGACAGCTGCTCTCAGGAACCATCTCTGAAGGATTTCACGGGAAGAGGTCTGGGCTCACCCTTCCCAAAGGTGAACACAGCTCAAAGATTTGCTGGGGGAAGGTGGGGGGGTGACAACGTGGGGTGCTGGCAGCATCCTCGTGCCCTGGCACACCCAGCTTAGAGCCCCAGAAGGCATCATTAGTGTCAAGCAGGCCAAAACCACCATGGTCTGCAAGAGACAAAAATGATGCTTCTGACAAACAGCATCACCTGCTTCTAACCCAGCAAAAAGTGTTCCCTTAAAATGCACACAAATTCCCAGCCACATTAATACTGCActctccagctcagcagcaaagAATTTGCTTCTAGACATGGCATTAAGAAATACCTGAAGCAACCACAATGAGTAAATTGCTACAAAATACTTTCCCTCAACAGAGTTCCCAACTCTGAAGCCACCTGGGTGATGATCTCTGTAAGCAACACAGAATccttatttttctgtcaaaatcacATCACCTTATTTTCAGTCAATTTCAGGATTACATCACCAGCtacttataaaaataaaaacaatctgTATTGTTGTATCCCCTTGGATGCACTTGAGTCAGTCACGAGCATACGGGCATCACTGCTGGACAGGCTGGAGTGGGCTGCCCTTTCCccttaggttttttttcctacgCCTGAGCCTTGTGTTAATTTCCCTTCCAACGCAGCTGTTGAAACATTTGGGGTTGTTATGTTAAAGGTGTGGGCCACCAGGCCTTGTGTTTTGAAATAGATGATATAAAACACTGGCAGGACAATTCCTATCAGGAGCATAATGAACACGGCGTTCCACCACTGGATTCCGCAGTCTGCACCGTTACCAGCGTCCCGCTTCCCCGCCTCGGGCACGGGCCTGTCCAGCCCCTCCCCGCCGTACTCGGCGCTCAGCTGCACCTCCACCTGCACGGCGTCCTGGATGCTCTGGTCAATGCCCCTGAAGTACTCGCTGAGGCGGCGGCTGCCAGCAGAGCCGCCGCAAATGGGCTCGGGCTCAGGCTCGGGCGGCTCCAGGCGCGTCAGGCCGGGCTGGGCGGGCCCCGCCGGCTGCGGCCGCAGCGCCCCGGCGCTCTCGGTGAGCAGCCCGTGCGGCCGCACCGGGATCTTGATGGACTTCAGCGCGTACAGGTCCTGCTCCCGGATGAAGTTGTTGACACGTTTGATATCTGCAACCTACGGGATCCAGAAAGGACACAAACAGTGAGGGCTGGACAACCCAGGAGTGAGGCAGGCAGCAGCTACAAAACCTGTGTGCAAGGAGCCGTCAGGGAATAAAAGGAGTAAAAGCACGCCCTGGATGCAAGTGGTTTGGTGTTCCGCAGACTCCCCAGCAGTTCCAGGGGTGCTCCAGGTCCTGCAGGATAGAGGCAGTCCCCTGTTAAACGAGTCTGCAATCTCCTCTAGTGCTCTTGTACCTGCTGCATTTTGCTCCAtactgcttttccttccctttgctttctttgcCCTTCTCTCATATAGTTAACtcaagaaaaatctttttaacaGATCCTTTAAAAAACTATATTCATACCTTACACAGGAATGCTTAAGGTGATAGCACAACATCAGTGtgagcatctcctgctcaggaaattatttcagagtgATCAGAGCTCCATTTTGGGAGCACACCAGTTCTGAAAGCAAGGacacagcctggagagcaggaaagcaTCTCCCACACAGGCACGAGCATCCTCTGCTCAAGCAGCACCTCTcttctgcagggcagcagctcccccagctccctcctcctgagctgctcagtgctCCTGCTGAACGACCGTCACCTCTGTGCTCCTGTCTCCTGGTGGCTCCTGTCTGTGAGCTGtatcccagcagcaggaagtgCAAGGAAGAAGCAGCCACAGGTGCAGCATCAGACACAGGGATGGGTGGTAGCAATGCAGAGACAAAGGCAAGGCAGCATCCCTTATTCAACATTAAATACGAGAAGATGCTTAATCCAGTGGCCACTCACAGCCACCAGTAAGCACAGCAACCTCTCTGTCAAAGAAAAGAACAGGATGCcagtgtgtgcctggagctctccactgcagcccaggagaCGTAAAAGAACCTTAAAGAAAAGGCTGGAaggcacaaaacaaaacagtaagaGCCAAACCAAAGAGCAAGACAACACAAACAGGTAAACCACCTCTCATACATCACAGCAAAGAGACACAGTACAGGCACTGTGCTTTGCTCTTCAGAAACTACAGCATGACCTGTATTCACTGCACACTCACGCTTGAGCCTGCCAAGGAAACCGGGgagctaaaacaaaaaaaaaaacacttcctaAGCACTCTGCTCAGAGGTAGAGATGAGACAGAGGCTTGAATCTCATTCTTATTCTGCAAAGCTTGAGAACTATGGAAATGGCACCTTTAATCCAGGACCTGATCTGGGGACCCTGAGGCAAAAGGAATCCTCAGTTGCTGCTTCAGGCTCCTCATAGCCAGCGCCAGCATAAACTCTGGACTTAAACCCTACAAAATTTCTTAGTTATGAAATAACAATCTCACCCAGAGCCTCCTGAGGTGCTGCTTCAATTTCTGGATTTGTTCCaatgaaaacaaattactgGGACAGTAAATATCCCCCGTGGTGTCTGCAATCAAATACTGCAGTGTGGTGCTAAGACTCTAGAAACAGAAAGTGGAGCAGCActcacacagaaacaacaaacaaagcTGATGGGAAGCATGAGAGAGATTGGGCTGCACAAGCATTTAGGCTTATTTTCTGTACTCATTTTTTTGGCTGCAGTGAACTCCTCTAGTCCCAGCTAAGAACAATGCCAAAAGCAAGCCAGGACTATAAATGGTCAAGAGTAAAAATGAGAGTTTTGAAGTGCTTTGCATCTCTGCCAAGTTatctgtggcacacacacacagagctgtttgTTGTACTGTCTTAATATCCCCTCCCCAAGCAAATTCTGAAACCAATGTCAAGTTCTCATTGATTTCAAGAAGTTCATCCTGGATTTTTACACACATATGCCTATATAACAGTGGTTATGGTTCTCACTGCTGTCCTGGCGACCTTTCAGCTGTTTAAttgtgcaaataaaaaataaccacaTGAAAACTGCCATGCCAGTCTTTGAAGAGACAAATAGACAAATCTCCTACAATAAGGATTGTACCTGTTCAGTTTAACTGGAACAAGTCAGAAATGCCCTTTCTGGAAGGGAGGGAGACAGCAGGACAGTTTTTCCCCTGTGGAGTAGAACACTGACTACGTGGCCCCTTCCATCAGCCTGCTTTTCCCCTGGGCAGGCCCAGCAGCCTCCAGAGAGGCTGAAAGgctccaggaatggggcagcagaggagcagccatggcagggacagaaCTGGTCCCTCTGAGTGACagtgcagaggcacagcaggactCTTCACACCATAAACCAAAGAACTGTTCAGAATCTCCCTCCTCTGAGTTCACCCAACTGCTGAgtctgcccagcacacagctccaaacccagccaaagcccagctctgccttctcaGGCTCTCCTGGGGCCAATCAAGGCCAGTCAAGTCCTACCAGACTCGTTCTCCACACGCACCAGGCTTGTCAGCAGAACCTAGAAGGgtgccttttttgttttgtttttgtttctaaGGGCATGGGAGGGGAGGAGTTGCTGCAATCCCTCTAAGGCCTCTtgcctcagctgcagcacacagctgctgagTGGTTAAGCAAGACAGACTGCAATGgcatggcagcactgcagccagagccatATCATTAtccctgctgcagtcactggCCAATTGTTTGCATCATGGAACTCTGAAATCACAGTCCAGCTTGAGATAAAGGAGGCTCTAAAAATACAGCTCACACTGCTAAACAACAGGAGGCTTCTAATGTTCAGAGCAGGTAATTAAACTTTCCAGCAGTTTTGCTCTTCTTTGGAACAAAGAAAACGTGTTGTGTAGTTGTCCAACTCAGAAATCTCACTGTGCACatgccctccctcctgcccacagGCCCCTGAACTGTGCACGCTTTGGGATGACAGCAAACAACCAAAACCCACACACAGACACCACCTGGACTTTGGGACTGAACTCTGGCAGCTCTCCACATCCACCCGTTAGACTCAGACCTTCCTTGCGATATGTAAGCTGATACCTTTcaaaaaagaatcaaaaaacCTCACCCATAAGTGTGGTGTTTCTTTGTACTGCTCAATTTGCTTCAAAAACTCCAATGTTCCTTGAGAGCAGAGCCCTCATTTCTACACTCAGCTCCTTAATGTTTGCCCTGGCTGAAATAACTTAGTACAACCTACACTTAGTCACTGAAATTAAACAGGAAAGCAGGTCAGGCAGGGTGTGAGGCTGACAACATCTTCCCAGGCTGTTGGCTGAATAACTCTTTTTTGTGcttgtctgggtttttttcccctcagttttaCCCAGACAGTGACCATTCATACAAAACACAGTGCCAACACTTTCCAGTGCCAAAACCACCAGCGCAGAGGCACCTTCTGGAACCCCTGTGAGGTGATGAAcgccaggcagaggcagccctCACCTTACATCCGTACTGCAGGGCCAGCTTGTTGAGGCTGTCCTCCTGGGTGAGCTCCCTCTCCAGAAGCACCAcatcccccagcctgtcccgGCTGCTGCTCCGCGGCTGCTCCTTGCCCCGGGGCCGCAATTCCATCACGTTGAGCTCCTCCTCCGAGGACTCGTCAGAGTCGGAGCGGCCATTGGGGAACACGAACAGCTGCCTGCCCGGGAAGGTGTGCACAGTGGCAGGAGCCTGGAAGGGCCTCGTCCGGCTCTCGTTCAGCCTCATCCTTTACACCCGCAGCACCTGCAACAAAACCCAGACACTTTCAGTTTCCTCAAGACCAGCGTTCAGTTCTTAGCATGAAAGATTCAGAGAATGCACAGAAAGTTGGCAGGTGTGaacacccacacacacaaaggCAAATCCAGAAGTGTCACTCTAACAGCAATATTAGAAAAGCTATAGAATCATAGTACTATGTAATGTACcaatcagtaatttttttccagttttttttaGTCTGCCTGTGAACAAACCACTTTATAACTATGTTGCTCAACATTCTAAATGCTACATtctataattttattaaaaaagcaacAGTCACTTGAGCGAATTGTCTTTAATTATGGTGAAAACATACCAACAGACATTAAAAACTGGGCAAAGTTAACCTTTCCATAAGTTCTTAGTTCTCTACACTTtagaaattcacattttaagTTCTTTGAAgtgcacttttttttaaaataaggacaGCTCATGCTACACTTCAACCCGAATAAAAAGG comes from the Oenanthe melanoleuca isolate GR-GAL-2019-014 chromosome 10, OMel1.0, whole genome shotgun sequence genome and includes:
- the LYSMD4 gene encoding lysM and putative peptidoglycan-binding domain-containing protein 4 encodes the protein MRLNESRTRPFQAPATVHTFPGRQLFVFPNGRSDSDESSEEELNVMELRPRGKEQPRSSSRDRLGDVVLLERELTQEDSLNKLALQYGCKVADIKRVNNFIREQDLYALKSIKIPVRPHGLLTESAGALRPQPAGPAQPGLTRLEPPEPEPEPICGGSAGSRRLSEYFRGIDQSIQDAVQVEVQLSAEYGGEGLDRPVPEAGKRDAGNGADCGIQWWNAVFIMLLIGIVLPVFYIIYFKTQGLVAHTFNITTPNVSTAALEGKLTQGSGVGKKT